A genomic region of Pseudomonas sp. MPC6 contains the following coding sequences:
- the cysE gene encoding serine O-acetyltransferase, whose amino-acid sequence MFERLREDIQSVFHRDPAARNAFEVLTCYPGMHAIWIHRLSAALWRAELKWLARLVSNFGRWLTGIEIHPGAKVGRRFFIDHGMGIVIGETAEIGDDVTLYQGVTLGGTSWNKGKRHPTLEDGVVVGAGAKVLGPFTVGAGAKVGSNAVVTKAVPAGATVVGIPGRIIVKSDEEQDAKRKAMAEKIGFDAYGVGEDMPDPVARAINQLLDHLQAVDGRLEGMCGALKDLGSNYCAKELPELREEDFACVKDKDQSQAG is encoded by the coding sequence ATGTTCGAGCGTTTGCGTGAAGATATCCAGAGTGTTTTCCATCGTGACCCGGCGGCGCGTAACGCATTTGAAGTCCTGACCTGCTACCCGGGCATGCACGCCATCTGGATCCATCGGCTGTCGGCGGCCTTGTGGCGCGCCGAGCTGAAATGGCTGGCGCGGCTGGTGTCGAACTTCGGTCGCTGGTTGACCGGGATCGAGATTCATCCGGGGGCCAAGGTCGGTCGGCGGTTCTTTATTGACCATGGCATGGGCATTGTCATTGGTGAAACGGCCGAGATCGGCGACGACGTCACCCTTTATCAGGGGGTGACGCTCGGCGGCACCAGCTGGAACAAAGGCAAGCGTCACCCGACACTGGAAGACGGTGTGGTGGTCGGCGCCGGTGCCAAGGTGCTCGGCCCGTTCACGGTGGGGGCGGGGGCCAAGGTCGGCTCCAATGCCGTGGTGACCAAGGCTGTGCCTGCCGGGGCGACCGTCGTCGGCATTCCCGGGCGGATCATTGTCAAATCCGATGAAGAGCAGGACGCCAAGCGCAAGGCCATGGCCGAGAAGATCGGTTTCGATGCCTACGGTGTCGGCGAAGACATGCCGGATCCGGTGGCGCGGGCCATCAATCAGTTGCTCGATCATCTGCAGGCGGTCGATGGGCGGCTGGAGGGGATGTGCGGGGCGTTGAAGGACCTGGGCAGTAATTACTGCGCCAAGGAGCTGCCTGAGCTGCGCGAGGAAGATTTTGCGTGTGTGAAGGACAAGGATCAGAGTCAGGCCGGCTAG
- the suhB gene encoding inositol-phosphate phosphatase produces the protein MQPMLNIALRAARSASELIFRSIERLDTIKVDEKDAKDYVSEVDRAAEQKIIDALRKAYPNHSIRGEETGMHAGKGIEGEEYLWIIDPLDGTTNFLRGIPHFAVSIACKYRGRLEHAVVLDPVRQEEFTASRGRGAQLNGRRLRVSGRTSLDGALLGTGFPFRDDQMDNLDNYLGMFRALVGQTAGIRRAGSASLDLAYVAAGRFDAFWESGLSEWDMAAGALLIQEAGGLVSDFTGGHDFLEKGHIVAGNTKCFKAVLTAIQPHLPASLKR, from the coding sequence ATGCAGCCCATGCTGAATATCGCGCTGCGCGCCGCCCGCAGCGCCAGTGAATTGATCTTCCGCTCCATCGAGCGCCTGGATACCATCAAGGTCGACGAAAAAGACGCCAAGGATTACGTGTCCGAGGTGGATCGCGCCGCCGAACAGAAAATCATCGACGCGCTGCGCAAGGCCTACCCGAATCACTCGATCAGGGGTGAAGAAACCGGCATGCACGCCGGCAAAGGGATCGAAGGCGAAGAATACCTGTGGATCATCGATCCGCTGGACGGCACCACCAACTTCCTGCGCGGCATTCCACACTTCGCTGTCAGCATCGCCTGCAAATACCGCGGCCGCCTGGAACACGCAGTCGTTCTGGACCCGGTGCGCCAGGAAGAATTCACCGCCAGCCGTGGTCGCGGCGCCCAACTGAACGGTCGTCGCCTGCGCGTCAGCGGTCGTACCAGCCTGGATGGCGCCCTGCTGGGTACCGGCTTCCCGTTCCGCGATGACCAGATGGACAACCTCGACAACTACCTGGGCATGTTCCGCGCCCTGGTAGGCCAGACCGCCGGCATCCGCCGCGCCGGTTCGGCGAGCCTGGACCTGGCCTACGTGGCCGCCGGTCGTTTCGACGCATTCTGGGAGTCGGGCCTGTCCGAGTGGGACATGGCCGCAGGCGCCCTGCTGATCCAGGAAGCCGGCGGCTTGGTGAGCGACTTCACCGGCGGTCACGACTTCCTCGAGAAAGGCCATATCGTTGCCGGTAACACCAAATGCTTCAAGGCAGTGCTGACGGCGATCCAGCCGCACCTGCCGGCTTCGCTGAAGCGCTAA
- the tgt gene encoding tRNA guanosine(34) transglycosylase Tgt, translating into MSFELLATDGKARRGRLTFPRGTVETPAFMPVGTYGTVKGMLPRDITATGAEIILGNTFHLWLRPGTEVIKKHGDLHDFMQWKGPILTDSGGFQVFSLGAMRKIKEEGVTFASPVDGAKVFMGPEESMQVQRDLGSDIVMIFDECTPYPADEDVARVSMELSLRWAKRSKEAHGDNVAALFGIVQGGMHQDLRMRSLEGLDQIGFDGLAIGGLSVGEPKHEMIKVLDYLPGQMPADKPRYLMGVGKPEDLVEGVRRGVDMFDCVMPTRNARNGHLFIDTGVLKIRNAFHRHDDSPLDPTCDCYTCQNFSRAYLHHLDKCGEMLGSMLNTIHNLRHYQVLMAGLREAIQQGTLAAFVDAFYAKRGLPVPPLD; encoded by the coding sequence ATGTCGTTTGAATTGCTGGCCACTGACGGCAAGGCGCGTCGCGGTCGTTTGACCTTCCCGCGCGGTACCGTCGAGACCCCGGCGTTCATGCCGGTGGGCACGTATGGCACGGTCAAGGGCATGCTGCCGCGGGATATCACCGCCACCGGCGCGGAGATCATTCTGGGCAACACCTTCCACTTGTGGCTGCGTCCTGGCACCGAAGTGATCAAGAAGCACGGCGACCTGCACGATTTCATGCAGTGGAAAGGCCCGATCCTGACCGACTCCGGCGGTTTCCAGGTGTTCAGCCTGGGCGCCATGCGCAAGATCAAGGAGGAGGGCGTGACCTTCGCCTCGCCTGTGGACGGCGCCAAGGTGTTCATGGGGCCGGAAGAGTCGATGCAGGTCCAGCGTGACCTGGGGTCGGACATCGTGATGATTTTCGACGAATGCACGCCGTACCCGGCTGACGAAGACGTCGCGCGGGTGTCGATGGAGCTGTCGTTGCGTTGGGCCAAGCGTTCCAAAGAAGCCCATGGCGACAACGTGGCGGCGTTGTTCGGCATCGTGCAGGGCGGCATGCACCAGGATTTGCGCATGCGCTCCCTGGAAGGCCTCGACCAGATCGGTTTCGACGGCCTGGCCATCGGCGGTCTGTCGGTGGGCGAGCCCAAGCACGAGATGATCAAGGTGCTGGACTACCTGCCGGGCCAGATGCCGGCTGACAAACCTCGTTACCTTATGGGCGTTGGCAAACCGGAAGATCTCGTGGAGGGTGTGCGCCGCGGTGTGGACATGTTCGATTGCGTGATGCCAACCCGTAATGCCCGCAATGGGCATCTGTTCATCGATACAGGCGTGCTGAAGATCCGCAATGCGTTTCATCGCCATGATGATTCGCCGCTGGATCCAACGTGCGATTGCTACACCTGCCAGAACTTCTCCCGTGCTTACCTGCACCATCTGGACAAGTGTGGCGAAATGCTGGGTAGCATGTTGAATACCATCCACAATTTGCGCCATTACCAGGTGCTTATGGCTGGTTTGCGCGAGGCTATTCAACAGGGTACATTGGCCGCCTTTGTCGATGCCTTCTACGCCAAACGCGGACTTCCCGTTCCGCCTTTGGACTGA
- the queA gene encoding tRNA preQ1(34) S-adenosylmethionine ribosyltransferase-isomerase QueA, with product MRVADFTFELPDSLIARHPLAERRDSRLLTLDGVSGALAHRQFTDLLEHLRPGDLMVFNNTRVIPARLFGQKASGGKLEILVERVLDSHRVLAHVRSSKSPKPGSKILIDGGGEAEMLARHDALFELGFAEEVLPLLDRVGHMPLPPYIDRPDEGSDRERYQTVYAERLGAVAAPTAGLHFDQPLMEAIAAKGIETAFVTLHVGAGTFQPVRVEKIEDHHMHSEWLEVGQDVVDAVAACRARGGRVVAVGTTSVRSLESAARDGVLKPFSGDTDIFIYPGRPFHVVDALVTNFHLPESTLLMLVSAFAGYPEAMAAYKAAVEHGYRFFSYGDAMFITRNPAPTAPKESGPEETE from the coding sequence CCGAGCGTCGCGACAGTCGCCTGTTGACCCTGGATGGGGTCAGCGGCGCCCTGGCACACCGTCAATTCACCGATTTGCTCGAGCATTTGCGCCCGGGCGATTTGATGGTGTTCAACAATACCCGGGTGATTCCGGCGCGGCTGTTTGGCCAGAAGGCTTCCGGCGGCAAGCTGGAAATCCTGGTGGAACGGGTGCTGGACAGCCATCGGGTGCTGGCGCATGTGCGTTCCAGCAAATCACCGAAGCCGGGGTCGAAGATCCTGATCGACGGCGGTGGCGAGGCCGAGATGCTGGCGCGGCACGATGCGTTGTTCGAGTTGGGGTTTGCCGAAGAGGTGTTGCCGCTGCTCGATCGTGTCGGGCACATGCCGTTGCCGCCTTATATAGACCGCCCGGATGAGGGCTCGGACCGCGAGCGTTATCAGACGGTGTACGCCGAGCGTCTGGGCGCGGTGGCGGCGCCGACGGCGGGGCTGCATTTCGATCAGCCGCTGATGGAGGCGATTGCCGCCAAGGGCATCGAGACCGCGTTCGTGACCTTGCACGTGGGTGCGGGCACGTTTCAGCCGGTGCGCGTCGAGAAGATCGAAGACCACCACATGCACAGCGAATGGCTGGAAGTCGGCCAGGACGTGGTGGATGCGGTGGCCGCCTGTCGTGCGCGCGGTGGTCGCGTGGTGGCGGTGGGCACTACCAGCGTGCGTTCCCTGGAAAGCGCGGCGCGCGATGGCGTGCTCAAGCCGTTCAGTGGCGACACCGACATCTTTATCTACCCGGGCCGGCCGTTTCATGTGGTCGATGCCCTGGTCACCAACTTTCATTTGCCCGAATCCACGCTGTTGATGCTGGTTTCGGCGTTCGCCGGTTATCCCGAAGCCATGGCCGCTTACAAAGCCGCCGTCGAGCATGGTTACCGCTTTTTCAGCTACGGTGATGCGATGTTTATCACCCGTAATCCGGCGCCGACTGCCCCTAAAGAATCAGGCCCTGAGGAAACAGAATGA
- a CDS encoding glycine zipper 2TM domain-containing protein, whose translation MNKSLLVGAVLGAVGVTAGGAVATYSLVKSGPEYAQVLAVEPVKTQIKTPREVCKDVAVTRQAPVKDQHQILGTAIGAVAGGLLGNQVGGGTGKKIATVAGAVGGGYAGNKVQEGMQNRDTYTTTQTRCNTVNDISDKVVGYDVRYSLDGKEGKVRMDRDPGNQIPVDKEGKLILSQNEPAK comes from the coding sequence GTGAACAAGTCGTTGCTGGTTGGTGCGGTATTGGGTGCTGTCGGTGTGACTGCCGGGGGTGCTGTTGCCACCTACAGCCTGGTTAAAAGCGGCCCTGAGTATGCGCAAGTGCTAGCCGTTGAACCGGTCAAGACACAAATCAAGACGCCACGTGAAGTGTGCAAGGACGTAGCAGTGACCCGGCAGGCGCCGGTCAAAGATCAACACCAGATTCTCGGTACCGCCATCGGTGCCGTTGCGGGTGGCTTGCTCGGTAACCAGGTCGGTGGCGGTACGGGCAAGAAGATTGCCACGGTGGCCGGTGCGGTCGGTGGCGGTTACGCGGGGAACAAGGTGCAGGAAGGTATGCAGAATCGCGATACCTACACCACGACCCAGACTCGCTGTAACACGGTGAATGACATCAGTGACAAGGTTGTAGGCTACGACGTGCGTTATTCGCTGGATGGCAAGGAAGGCAAGGTGCGGATGGATCGCGATCCGGGTAATCAGATTCCGGTGGATAAGGAAGGTAAGTTGATCCTGTCGCAGAATGAGCCGGCTAAGTAA
- the secF gene encoding protein translocase subunit SecF: MLRTINFMGVRNVAFGVTLLLTVLALFSWFSKGLNYGLDFTGGTLIELTYERPADVTKVREQLTASGYSDAIVQSFGATTDLLVRMPGEDPQLGQQVAEALQKAGGDNPAVVKRVEFVGPQVGEELRDQGGLGMLMALGGIMLYLAFRFQWKFAVGAIVSLIHDVVVTLGILSFFQITFDLTVLAAVLAIIGYSLNDTIVVFDRVRENFRVLRKATLIENINISTTQTLLRTMATSISTLLAIGALLIFGGDNLWGFSLALFIGVMAGTYSSIYIANVVLIWLNLSTEDLIPPVATDKEIDDRP; this comes from the coding sequence ATGTTACGTACAATCAACTTCATGGGCGTTCGCAACGTTGCGTTCGGCGTCACATTGCTCCTTACGGTTCTGGCGTTGTTCAGCTGGTTCAGCAAGGGCCTGAACTACGGGCTGGACTTCACCGGCGGTACGCTCATCGAGCTGACCTACGAGCGTCCGGCCGATGTCACCAAGGTGCGTGAGCAACTGACGGCGTCGGGTTATAGCGACGCTATCGTGCAGAGTTTTGGCGCGACCACCGATCTGCTGGTGCGCATGCCGGGCGAAGACCCGCAACTGGGTCAGCAGGTGGCTGAAGCCTTGCAGAAGGCTGGCGGCGATAACCCGGCCGTGGTCAAGCGCGTCGAGTTCGTCGGCCCGCAGGTCGGTGAAGAGCTGCGCGACCAGGGCGGCCTCGGCATGCTGATGGCGTTGGGCGGCATCATGCTCTACCTGGCGTTCCGCTTTCAGTGGAAGTTCGCGGTCGGTGCCATTGTTTCGCTGATCCACGACGTGGTGGTGACCCTGGGGATCCTCTCGTTCTTCCAGATCACCTTCGATTTGACGGTGTTGGCCGCGGTATTGGCGATCATCGGTTACTCGCTGAACGACACCATCGTGGTATTCGACCGGGTTCGCGAGAACTTCCGTGTGCTGCGCAAGGCCACGCTGATCGAGAACATCAACATCTCGACCACGCAAACCCTGCTGCGGACCATGGCCACGTCGATCTCCACGTTGCTGGCGATCGGCGCGCTGTTGATCTTCGGCGGTGACAACCTGTGGGGCTTCTCCCTCGCGCTGTTCATCGGAGTGATGGCGGGTACATATTCGTCGATCTACATCGCCAACGTGGTGCTGATCTGGCTGAACCTGAGCACCGAAGACCTGATTCCGCCGGTAGCTACCGACAAGGAAATCGACGACCGTCCTTGA
- the iscR gene encoding Fe-S cluster assembly transcriptional regulator IscR — protein MRLTTKGRYAVTAMLDLALHAQHGPVSLADISERQGISLSYLEQLFAKLRRSNLVSSVRGPGGGYQLSRDMQGIQVAQVIDAVNESVDATKCQGQGDCHHGDTCLTHHLWCDLSLQIHEFLSGISLADLVTRREVQEVAQRQDQRRCNSKVPRLDKIEASAVE, from the coding sequence ATGCGACTGACTACAAAAGGCCGATACGCCGTGACCGCCATGCTTGACCTGGCGTTGCACGCGCAGCACGGGCCGGTGTCCCTGGCCGATATCTCCGAGCGCCAAGGCATCTCACTGTCCTACCTCGAACAGCTTTTCGCCAAGCTGCGTCGCAGCAACCTGGTCTCCAGCGTCCGCGGTCCGGGCGGCGGCTACCAGCTGTCGCGCGACATGCAGGGCATCCAGGTCGCCCAGGTGATCGATGCGGTGAACGAATCGGTCGATGCCACCAAGTGCCAGGGCCAGGGCGATTGCCATCACGGCGATACCTGCCTGACCCACCATTTGTGGTGCGATCTGAGCCTGCAGATTCACGAATTTCTGAGCGGTATCAGCTTGGCTGACCTTGTCACTCGCCGTGAGGTACAAGAAGTAGCCCAGCGTCAGGATCAGCGCCGTTGCAACAGCAAGGTGCCACGCCTGGACAAGATTGAAGCGTCCGCCGTCGAATGA
- a CDS encoding IscS subfamily cysteine desulfurase → MKLPIYLDYSATTPVDPRVAQKMSECLLVDGNFGNPASRSHVFGWKAEESVENARRQVADLVNADPREIVWTSGATESDNLAIKGAAHFYATKGKHLITTKIEHKAVLDTMRQLEREGFEVTYIEPRTDGLVTPEMVEAALRDDTILVSIMHVNNEIGTINDIAAIGELLRSKGILFHVDAAQSTGKVEIDLSKLKVDMMSFSAHKTYGPKGIGALYVSRKPRVRIEATMHGGGHERGMRSGTLATHQIVGMGEAFRVAKEDMAAENVRIKALSDRFFKQVEGLEELYINGSMTARVPHNLNLSFNYVEGESLIMALKDLAVSSGSACTSASLEPSYVLRALGRNDELAHSSIRFTFGRFTTEEEIDYAAQKVCEAVTKLRTLSPLWDMYKDGVDISKIEWAAH, encoded by the coding sequence ATGAAATTGCCGATTTACCTTGATTACTCTGCGACCACCCCGGTCGATCCGCGTGTCGCGCAAAAGATGAGTGAATGCCTGCTGGTCGACGGAAACTTCGGTAACCCGGCGTCCCGTTCCCACGTGTTTGGCTGGAAAGCTGAAGAGTCGGTCGAAAACGCTCGTCGCCAGGTCGCTGACCTGGTCAACGCCGACCCGCGTGAAATCGTCTGGACCTCCGGTGCCACCGAATCCGACAACCTGGCAATCAAGGGTGCGGCGCATTTCTATGCGACCAAGGGCAAACACCTGATCACCACCAAGATTGAGCACAAGGCTGTCCTCGACACCATGCGCCAACTGGAGCGTGAAGGCTTCGAAGTGACTTACATCGAGCCGCGCACCGATGGACTGGTCACGCCTGAGATGGTTGAAGCCGCCCTGCGCGACGACACCATCCTGGTTTCGATCATGCATGTGAACAACGAAATCGGCACCATCAACGACATCGCCGCCATCGGCGAGTTGCTCCGTTCCAAGGGCATCCTGTTCCACGTCGACGCCGCTCAGTCCACTGGCAAGGTCGAGATCGACCTGTCGAAGCTGAAAGTCGACATGATGTCGTTCTCTGCCCACAAGACCTACGGTCCTAAAGGCATCGGCGCACTCTACGTCAGCCGCAAGCCGCGTGTGCGCATCGAAGCGACCATGCACGGCGGCGGTCACGAGCGTGGCATGCGTTCCGGCACCCTGGCGACCCACCAGATCGTCGGCATGGGCGAAGCGTTCCGCGTAGCCAAGGAAGACATGGCTGCCGAGAACGTACGGATCAAAGCGCTGAGCGACCGCTTCTTCAAGCAGGTCGAAGGCCTGGAAGAGCTGTACATCAACGGCAGCATGACCGCCCGCGTACCGCACAACCTGAACCTGAGCTTCAACTACGTCGAAGGCGAGTCGCTGATCATGGCGCTCAAGGACCTGGCGGTTTCGTCCGGTTCGGCCTGCACCTCGGCGTCCCTTGAGCCTTCGTACGTACTGCGCGCCCTGGGCCGCAACGACGAACTGGCACACAGCTCGATTCGCTTCACCTTCGGTCGTTTCACCACCGAAGAAGAAATCGACTACGCCGCGCAGAAAGTCTGCGAGGCCGTTACCAAGCTGCGCACCTTGTCGCCGCTGTGGGACATGTACAAAGACGGTGTCGACATTTCGAAAATCGAGTGGGCGGCACACTGA
- the yajC gene encoding preprotein translocase subunit YajC, with protein sequence MSFFISNAMADAAAPAAGPMGGGFEWIFLVGFLVIFYLMIWRPQAKRAKEQKNLLGSLQKGDEVVTTGGIAGKITKVADDFVVLEVSDTVEMKFQKGAIAATLPKGTLKAI encoded by the coding sequence ATGAGCTTTTTTATCTCTAACGCCATGGCTGACGCTGCTGCACCTGCTGCAGGCCCAATGGGCGGCGGCTTTGAGTGGATTTTCCTGGTCGGTTTCCTGGTCATCTTCTACCTGATGATCTGGCGTCCACAGGCCAAGCGCGCCAAAGAACAGAAAAACCTGCTCGGTAGCCTGCAAAAAGGCGACGAAGTGGTGACCACCGGTGGTATCGCCGGCAAGATCACCAAAGTGGCCGACGATTTCGTGGTTCTGGAAGTTTCCGACACCGTCGAAATGAAATTCCAGAAAGGCGCCATCGCCGCCACGCTGCCAAAAGGCACGCTCAAAGCGATCTAA
- the secD gene encoding protein translocase subunit SecD: protein MLNKYPLWKYILILAVLAIGLVYSAPNLYPDDPAIQISGASTSLQVTQADLDRVSAALKESGINVKAATLAESGKGGLLRLTKAEDQLPAKDVVRKALGDDYVVALNLAQTTPQWLRSFGAHPMKLGLDLSGGVHFLLEVDMDKALDARLKVYEGDVKSLLRKEKLRYRSLPQFEGAIQLGFTDEAAREQARTLIRKNFNDFDIVPADLNGQPVLRLAMTPAKLAEIREYSIKQNLTTVRNRVNELGVAEPIVQRQGANRIVVELPGVQDTAEAKRILGKTANLEFRLAAEPGASKATSESFEFREGNRPPAQIERGLIITGDQVTDAKAGFGEQGTPEVNIRLDGHGGELMNRATRSNVGRSMAVIFIEQRPVTTYVKKMVNGVEKDVPVQTFKEEKKIISLATIQSPLGAQFRITGLNGQGESSELALLLRAGGLAAPMYFAEERTIGPSLGADNIVKGVDASLWGMLFVSLFIIAIYRFFGIIATVALAVNMVLLLALMSLLGATLTLPGIAGIVLTMGMAVDANVLIFSRIREEIAAGMSVQRAINEGFGRAFTAILDSNLTTLLVGGILFAMGTGPVKGFAVTMSLGIFTSMFTAILVTRAMVNLIFGGRDFKKLWI from the coding sequence ATGCTGAACAAATACCCTCTGTGGAAATACATTCTGATCCTGGCGGTGCTGGCGATCGGTCTGGTGTATTCCGCTCCCAATTTATACCCTGATGACCCGGCTATTCAGATCAGCGGTGCAAGCACTTCGCTGCAGGTCACTCAGGCTGATCTGGATCGCGTGAGCGCCGCGCTCAAGGAATCCGGGATCAACGTCAAGGCGGCCACGCTGGCGGAAAGCGGGAAGGGCGGTCTGCTGCGCCTGACCAAGGCTGAAGACCAGCTGCCGGCCAAGGACGTCGTGCGCAAGGCATTGGGTGATGACTACGTCGTTGCACTGAACCTGGCGCAAACCACCCCGCAATGGCTGCGCAGCTTTGGCGCGCACCCGATGAAGCTGGGTCTGGACTTGTCCGGTGGTGTGCACTTCCTGCTGGAAGTGGACATGGACAAAGCCCTCGATGCACGCCTGAAAGTCTACGAAGGCGACGTCAAGAGCCTGTTGCGTAAAGAGAAACTGCGCTATCGCAGCCTGCCGCAATTCGAAGGTGCCATTCAGCTGGGCTTCACCGATGAAGCCGCTCGCGAGCAAGCCCGCACCCTGATTCGCAAGAACTTCAACGATTTCGACATTGTTCCGGCCGACCTCAATGGCCAGCCGGTGCTGCGTCTGGCGATGACCCCGGCCAAGCTGGCGGAAATCCGCGAATACTCCATCAAGCAGAACTTGACCACGGTCCGTAACCGCGTCAACGAGCTGGGTGTGGCCGAACCTATCGTTCAGCGCCAGGGCGCCAACCGCATCGTGGTTGAGCTGCCGGGTGTGCAGGACACCGCAGAAGCCAAGCGTATCCTTGGCAAGACGGCCAACCTCGAGTTCCGCCTGGCCGCCGAGCCGGGTGCTTCGAAAGCCACTTCCGAGTCCTTCGAGTTCCGCGAAGGCAATCGTCCGCCGGCGCAGATCGAGCGTGGCCTGATCATCACCGGTGACCAGGTGACCGACGCCAAGGCTGGTTTCGGCGAGCAAGGCACGCCGGAAGTGAACATCCGCCTGGATGGCCACGGTGGCGAGCTGATGAATCGTGCGACTCGCAGCAACGTCGGTCGCAGCATGGCGGTGATCTTCATCGAGCAGCGTCCGGTCACCACTTACGTCAAGAAAATGGTCAACGGCGTCGAGAAAGACGTGCCGGTTCAGACGTTCAAAGAAGAGAAGAAGATCATCAGCCTGGCGACCATCCAGTCGCCGCTGGGTGCTCAATTCCGTATCACCGGCCTGAACGGCCAGGGCGAGTCGTCCGAGCTGGCGCTGCTGCTGCGTGCCGGTGGTCTGGCGGCGCCGATGTACTTCGCTGAAGAGCGCACCATTGGCCCGAGCCTGGGTGCCGACAACATCGTCAAGGGTGTCGATGCCTCGCTGTGGGGCATGCTGTTCGTCTCGCTGTTCATCATCGCCATCTACCGCTTCTTCGGCATCATTGCCACCGTCGCGCTGGCGGTGAACATGGTGTTGCTGCTGGCCTTGATGTCGCTGCTGGGTGCCACGCTGACCCTGCCGGGTATTGCCGGTATCGTCTTGACCATGGGTATGGCGGTCGACGCCAACGTGCTGATCTTCTCGCGGATTCGTGAAGAGATCGCGGCGGGCATGTCCGTGCAACGGGCAATCAACGAAGGCTTCGGCCGGGCTTTCACCGCGATTCTCGACTCCAACCTGACCACGTTGCTGGTCGGCGGGATTCTCTTCGCCATGGGCACAGGCCCGGTGAAGGGCTTCGCAGTGACCATGTCCCTCGGGATCTTTACCTCAATGTTCACGGCCATCTTGGTGACTCGCGCGATGGTCAACCTGATCTTCGGCGGTCGTGACTTCAAGAAGTTGTGGATTTAA
- the trmJ gene encoding tRNA (cytosine(32)/uridine(32)-2'-O)-methyltransferase TrmJ: MLQNIRVVLVNTSHPGNIGGAARAMKNMGLSRLVLVEPRLFPHHEADARASGAGDILENAQVVATLEDALVGCTLVLGTSARDRRIPWPLLDPRECGVRVVEEAAQGTEIALVFGREDSGLTNDELQRCHYHVHIPSDPEFSSLNLGAAVQVLSYEVRMSWLAAQGQPSKVEKDEVASTKSGELATMDELERFYEHLEQTLVAIEFLDPEKPRHLMARLRRLYGRSSVSRAEMNILRGILTETQKAARGELLKRKD; this comes from the coding sequence TTGCTGCAAAACATTCGTGTCGTCCTGGTCAATACCAGCCATCCCGGGAATATCGGCGGGGCTGCGCGTGCCATGAAGAACATGGGCCTGTCGCGGCTGGTGCTGGTCGAACCGCGGTTGTTCCCGCACCACGAGGCCGATGCTCGGGCTTCCGGCGCCGGGGACATCCTTGAAAACGCGCAAGTCGTCGCCACTTTGGAAGATGCCCTGGTCGGCTGCACGCTGGTGTTGGGCACCAGCGCCCGTGATCGGCGCATTCCCTGGCCATTGCTCGATCCGCGCGAATGCGGGGTGAGGGTGGTGGAGGAAGCCGCGCAGGGCACCGAGATTGCCCTGGTATTCGGTCGTGAAGACTCCGGCCTGACCAACGACGAGCTGCAACGATGTCATTATCACGTGCACATCCCCTCAGACCCCGAGTTCAGTTCGCTGAACCTGGGGGCGGCGGTGCAGGTGTTGAGTTATGAAGTGCGAATGTCCTGGCTCGCGGCCCAAGGCCAGCCGAGCAAGGTCGAGAAGGATGAAGTGGCGTCCACCAAGAGTGGTGAACTGGCGACCATGGATGAACTGGAGCGATTCTATGAGCACCTGGAGCAGACCCTGGTGGCCATCGAGTTCCTCGATCCGGAAAAACCGCGGCACTTGATGGCGCGCCTGCGCCGGTTGTACGGACGCAGCTCGGTCAGCCGGGCGGAAATGAATATTTTGCGTGGCATCCTCACGGAAACCCAGAAAGCGGCCCGTGGCGAGCTTCTAAAGCGGAAGGATTAA